DNA sequence from the Juglans microcarpa x Juglans regia isolate MS1-56 chromosome 5S, Jm3101_v1.0, whole genome shotgun sequence genome:
TCTGCTTTCTCTTTTCTGAAAAATACAGAAGAAAATGTCGTGCTGCGGAGGAAACTGTGGCTGCGGCTCTGGCTGCAAGTGCGGCTCTGGCTGTGGAGGGTAACCTTCTGTATTTCCTAGGCATTTTTGTCTCAAACGTTGATGCCtattttgttgtgtttgaaaATTGATCACTTCGCATGTTCATGATGGGTTCTTGTTCGGTAAGATCTAGGTTGGAAGTTGTACATATTCCTCATGAGTCTCTCAGTTCCTTTTGGATCAGAGAGCTTGTTCAACGTTGATCTTCctcttttttaaatcataaaggaaaaaataaaacttttggAGATGAATGGTCTGATGGGCGCTtgcatgcaatatgcaaaaGGAACCAAGAAATGATTATATGTTTCTCACCTTCATTATGCCAAATTTCTTTCCCATATCTCATGACTGTTTTGAGAAcaaatctagttttttttttaacatatttctttCCTGAACATGTATGAATTTATGGGTTTGtggatttttaattttgctgctgctgctgctgcagaTGCAAGATGTACCCTGACCTGAGCTACTTGGAGAGCACGACCACCGAGACCCTTATCGTTGGTGTTGCTCCCCAGAAGACGTATGTATATTATTTGAAATCTCCAAATCATTGTTATTTCGGACAAAACACTAATGTTTAGCGTGTGATCATCATGAATTATGCAGACACTATGAGGGTTCTGAGATGGTCGTGGGAGCTGAGAATGGTGGCTGCAAGTGCGGATCCAACTGCACCTGTGACCCTTGCAATTGTAAATGAGATAGATCTTAGCCTTTAAAGCAGAGATGGCCTTGTATTTGAAAACTAATAAATAGTGAGCATATAAAATAGATAGATATATGCGTGTCGagtcttttattaaaataacGTAGCCATGGCTGTCTTTCTGCAAATCTTTCTAGTTTAAGGTTTGCATGGGTGTTTGCTTTCTTACTTTTGTATGATAGCAGTAAGTGATGTATGATGGAGAGAGTCTGTCTCTGCTTTGGTATATGTGGGAAGGAGTTGAGAGAGCTTTTGAGAAGCGAATGAAACCCTCCTTTTCTCAGCTTCTGGTTTCTCTGTTAGATTTATCGATTGTACAAGTAAAAGAAAGTATATATTGGataaactttgaaaaatatcGGCGATGGGACATGGGTACTGCAAAGTCAAGCCTCCCCATCcgttttattaaatgatttgtatataaatgaaatataataaataatttttaattatttatgttatatcatattattttataatgtgatattaaattataaatttatataagtaaaatataataaataatttttaattatttaaatgataaaaaaaaataaaaattaaaataatgaatactaTTATTTGAATAGTATTTTACTCATTATTATGGTGGGTGGAGAAAATGACCTGCACACCAACgattaatgatgttatgaaaaATCCTTAAAGCTTGTTTGTCATTAcgagaaatgatttttacattttttttttttcatgtccgGGAATCTCttaaggggggggggggggggggtctttCGATGCCATCCTGATCTTGTATTCCCATACTTTCGGAAGTATTTTTTACGAAATTGATTAAATTCTTGACTTTTTATTAgggatataattttaaaagattatttacaCTTGTGAGATGTTGAACTTTAAATCTGAATTTATAAATCTGAATTTTAGATCTTGAAGCCAGTGATATTCTAAAAGAAGGCTTATTTTGCGGGTGTGATTTATACAAAGTAATGTTAGTattttgattaaatgaaatataattttcattaaatgaATATAGTTGTTCGTTCGCATGAGGTAATATAAGACAACTGAGCCAACTACTGCATAAACAACATATTCGAAATGACATTGACATTCAATGACCTCAATCATCATCTAGAAACGAGGAGAACCAACTTGCAATTGCTCTGAACAACTGGGTGTTGAATCATCATCTGCTCTATCAAATATTCCTCTTGTAGCTCTGCTGAACAAGTTGTGAACCtacaaaaagtttttatttcaaGTATTATATAATGTAAAGTTAGTATGAAATTTACCCTTTTGGTAACCAAAATTTTGtcactcaattctcaaaatttacATCAAGATGTAGTGTACCTGCTTGGATGAAAGGCCTATCTTCTCCAAATCACTCAACTGCAAAAGGACAGATATAATAATACACTTCAGTATTACTAGACATAATCAAGGGAGTTtgcatttctttcccaaaagcTTAGTAGATTGTCTTACAGATTTTAATGGGCTTGTTTCTCTGAGTTCAGATATGTATTCTGCCATTTTCTCTCCAATCCCCTGGATTGGATGatattgaagaggaagagggttaaaaaacaaaaatatatcaGATTACTACGCTGCATTGTGGCTATTAATTGGCTAAAATATACCTTTAATCCAAGTAGCTCCTCTCTGCAATGATAGAAGGCAATTCACAGATCAGCCCAATTGCCTAAAGGAATATATAATTCACGTAGTTGAGAAATGGAAAATagagatgaataaaaaaaaaaaaaaaaaaaacttacttgcTGGCCGTATTTAAGAAAGCAATATACTCTTGAATAAGAGAGCTCTGTGCACAAAATTTACAGTAATAAGAATCAAAGTTGGAAGATCCAAAATAGAAGCGCAGTATGTTCTAAGTTTTTTTTGTCCAAATCTACCTTCAAATTGCAGCTCCATGTACTGAATTTATCAAGTGGAGTGGAAGTTGTTTGCAACTTGTTCGCAGATGTCCCAATGAAAGCTCTTTTGGGAGTAATTGGCTCCAATAAAACTGGGTATGATTGATCCGTGGATGAGAGCCCCTcaagatgttttagatttacgTTGGTGTCTATGGGGGAAAGAACTGTTCTGGATCTCTTAAATACATCTCTCTTCACTTTAGCTGGGGATGAACCAACACAATTGGCAGAAGAATGCATGGTTGCAATATTATCCTCTTTGTCCAAAGGTTCATCTATTCAGAGGCAAAAATTTCAAGCATTAAAATGCCTCCTTTATATTTGAGTTGGGTAAAATGTTCCAAATAGTACAATTTGCGACATACCAGGCAAAAACATTTTTGAATTGGCCACAATTCCATCAGCAGCAGCCTCAATCACTTCTGTGTTTGGCATAGCAGCAATCACACCACTCTGCAATGGAACAAGGATTAATATGCATGAAGGTTGGAAAATTTCTAAGTCCTTTTCTGTTCTAGATATTTATCATACAGGAAATCTTAAACAAGATGAGTTACAGCAGAATCTTGTCTTATTGTCAGCTGGAGCTATAAACCTGTTTTCATTCtaaattataaacaataatatttcataCTATGCAGACATTATTTGGAATCTTCAAATTCTAATAATAGACACAAGTCAATCACAAAAATCAGTCTTGATGACCTTGAGTGccactatattttctttttgaattttgcGCTTTTTGTTACCAATGACAATATGGTCTGTTTTGGTTCTGTTTCTAGTGGTGATGATGCTGTACAACACTTCTTTTATACAAGTTCAAATTCTTACCTCCAAGCAAGCATCAACTTGACCTTCATCATTGAATAAATTTGTGAAAGGCACCGGAATAAACCTACACATATATTGAGCAATTAGGCAATGGGGGTATTATTTCTGCGTGTACTGTGAAAGGTTCAATAAATTATTCATACCTTTGTTTTGCCTTACAAGGACCTTGGTTCGTAGTAGCCTTTGCTTTCACAGAGCTGTGATGGATACTGGGTTTCTTAACAGAGCTCATAGAACTGGGAGTTTTGCCCATAAAAGGAGAATTGAATGCTCCAATTCGTTGTGCACTCTTTGTCTTGCCTTTAGATTCAAGCCAAGCACGCAGTTTGGCCTCCATGTCGACTTTGTCCCTTGGGGTCTCTAGCTTATGAGCTGAGGAAACAAAATTAGAGATGTGCCGCGACCGAGCAGCCAAACTGACAGTATGGACAGATTCCTGGTACTCTCCCGGATTCTGTTATCAAAGAAAAGAGGCTTCCTTGAAATTCTCGTACAAATAAAAACTGGCAGGTGAAGGATTGGAAGGTAGAAAAACAAAAGCCAACGTCAAAGAACATACAAGGCAAGCAACCATTAAAGCAGAGCTTGTTCCTCCAAGAGAGTCCTGTAATATACGGGTCAACTTGCTTTCTCTGTAGGGCACTCGGGGTTTGTTATTGTTCAGTGCAAAAATCACATTCGATAATGCGAACAAGGACTGGTTGATCTTCCCACTCTCTTGGAGGCGAATCCCGTCATTGCATGTCCTTCTATTATCTTCATTACCTGGTTAAATAATGCATACAAATCAAAATGGGAAAGATCAGATTCACATTCACAaccacacacatacacaatcaGACATGAAAGTAAAATGTGTGGAAGCAACCTGCTAGGTCTATGAGGTTCAGCTTTCCGATAACAGTAGCACCAGAGCCATCGCCGGAAGGAGTGGAAACAGAAATCACAAGCACCCCATGGCTCCTACTAGAGACATCGTTGAGACCCGTGTGCGCTACTTTCCGCCTCTCAATCCCACAACAAAGCGCCTCAGAGAACTCGGACATCGACTTTACAGGGACCCGAGATAGTCCCCGTAGATGAATGTGCCCATCTTTATCATCCAAGATCACTATTTCCTTGGCTTTGAGCTCTAAAAGATCATAACATCGGTCCATATAGACCTCGTAATATGAAATCTCTGCCGTGTTTCCTGTGCTTTGGCACAATGAGAGAATTGTAGACATGGCCAGCGGCATTAGTCCTGGCTGCTCATCAGTGCCCTGCAACATTAACCATGTTCTGAGTAATTCATAAAAAGCAGAATCCCCCTACtgaaaggatttttttttttttttttttcactaaaatACAAGCCGTAGCTTTAATTCCAAATTTCAAAGTTCTCAAAGTTcgttttctttagtttctttccATAGGTTCTTTCTGGATCTATACGGAAACCAGAAGACCCTGGTTAATCATGAAAAACATGGTAACCACAATGCAAGGAATGCTATCTGGAAGAAAACTAACTTGAAGAATTGCTTCTACTTtcaaagtttattttctttctatttctttccCTGGGTTTTTCTAGTACCCAAACACAAGATAGCGAGAAGGttaatttctttttgctttGTCAAACCTGCATCGTGTAGGTCTTCCCACTCCCGGTAGCCCCATAGGCAAACACCGTAGCGTTGCAGCCATGGAAAATACCCGGAATCAACGGGCTCACTTCTTTGCAGAAGATCCGACCTAGATTGTTGTCCTCTTGGCCAAAGAAAGAGTCCAACCGGTAGCACTCGTTTCGGCTACACCCATAAATGAAAAAACCCCATTAGCCCAGAGTTAAAATCAAAGGCCAAAAACGAAAAAAGATTTTCCTAGTCAAATTCAAACAACAAAACCCACAAAAAATTTCTTCACAGATTGTAAGTGAGAAGCAAAGAGGTATTCACCTGGTTTCTTTATCTTTCAGATAAACGGAAACTTCTTCACCGGAATCGGAATCTTGATCAAGAACTGAAACACATGGTGTCCGGTCACCGTTCTTGTCGTCGATTTCGTGAGGGAGAAAGGGGCGCACCCTCACAATAACTCTGACCTTGGAGATCGCGTTGGGGTTCATGGTCTTTGACGGAGACTAGGGTAGAAGATTATTCGGTAAGGTCTCTGAtgatggaaagagagagagagagagagagagagagagagagagaggtgatatTCGACCGTTTGGGACtgctttgattttgttttgaaagatAGGGGCAAGATATTTGACCGTTGGTGCTTGGGAGTTGGGACACCCGAACCGTTTTAACACTTTATGAGTTTGCGTTTTGAATTTGAGTGATTCGATGATAAGTTGGgtaatgatattctcacaatattttgtataatatattgtataacaatatgttaaataaaggatatttttataaaattatattatttttataagatattttacaaaaatactcatCATTTAACATATTGTTGTATAATGTGTTGTACAAAATGTTGTAgagaaatcattttcttttaggaatCCGTTCTTCTAGGGCAACCGGGGTTGAGCCCCCGCCGTGGCCCTGCCTGACGTGGCATGtcacatcaatttttttaattattaaaaaaaaacatgtgaagAAAGCgggaaatggaaatggaaatgagTCTCCTCTCCATTTTCGTTGCCTCTCCCCATCCCGAGCTCCTCTTTTCCAGGTGGTCAGTGGCTGGGTCGTTCGTGCGAGAGCTTCCATTTCCGTCAGTTGTTGCGGTCGCCGTTGTGGGACAGTTCGTTAGCTCTGAGTAGTTGTTGTTGTCGTGGGATAGTCCGTTGGCTCTGAGTCGTTGTCGTCGTCGTGGGTGAGAGAGCGAGTGGTCGCGTTCATCATTGTGGGGGAGAGAGTGACTGATCGACAGGTATATTATCATCTGAAGTAGCTAGATTCAGTAGCTAGATCTGCTAAAATCTCACAAATGACTCTacattgaattgaaattttcaTTTGTCCCAGTGAGAGGAGAGTTTCTCTTCCAGTTTTCACGTTTGTTTGCTGTCAGTTTGCATAGAGATTGTACATTGTTCACAAATTCAAGAAGTTTAGCAAAATTGTTGGCTTTGAAGGTAgcaattttatttcagattttcaTTTACTTTTCTTTATTATGGTTTGTTTGTGCACTTACGTTTGCACATCtgaaacaaaaattactaaAGTCCCTAtaagaagaaattatattaaaaaaaatataatatatatgtatctatgcTGTAAGTAATTCAACTAATTATTAGAGCAAATAGGTTAGTAATTGGGGAAATATCAGTAGCCACTTCATCTTCATATTCTAACAAATAATGTTTAATGAATTTGGACCACAAAACAAGAAGCAACTGTTTTTGTAGGGAACCAATAGTTTTGGATAGTAGGgaagaaattttacaaagattttcttcatctttatcaTGAATGAGGTAATGGTGCAATTAGGTATATTCTTTATTAGACTTATCTTCCCACTCAAGGCATAATATATTCTGTTGGGGTTTGATGTTTGTCTTggataataaacaaaaaaaaaaaaaaaaaaagtttctgcTTTAAATCTTACATCAAAGTCTTTAATATCTAATCAAATATGTACATGTTTGTATGCTTCCAAATAGAAGTAggtacaaattttaatttttgagaaatataTGTCCATTTTTCATAGAATAAGAGGTGATGGCTTCTATTGTCTTCATAGATAGTGGTAAATCTTACACTACAACTCATTTTGTGCACATCAATCTTATTCCATACACTTAAGTATTGTTCTTTCCTAATTTCCAGGATTTGCGTTTGGTTGCCTCTCAGCATGGGAAATGGGAAAGAACATCCATTTACGCTAACACCATGTAACTCAAATGGACAAGTGCCTGGGTGGTCATCGGGATTTATGTCAAATGCTGGTTACCCATTTTCACATAACATAGAACCTCCAATATTGCCAATCAATACAAGCTCCACTACATGTATACTAGTTGGGTCAGATTCTAATAGACCTGGTAGTGTGGAAACTCAAGCGCCATGTACATCCTCTACAGTTGAAGAAATTAATAAGGATTTTTCAAATCTGCAGCAATCCAATGACCCACGTGCCGGGACATCTCAGAATGTTGAAATTGATGGTGATCATATTATTGAGGAGCCAAAAAAAGGGATCAAGTTTAATTCTCTTGAAGATTTAGTGAGTTATTATAAGGAGTATGGTAAGAAGTGTGGGTTTGGGGTGATGACAAAAAGGACTGAGAGGGAAGAAGATGAAACTATTAAGTATGTCACTCTTGCTTGTGCTCGTGGTAGGAAGGCTCGTAATAGAACTTTCAATGTTGCCAACCCACGTCCAACAGGAAAGACagaatgtaaggcaaagattaatGCCCTAAAATCTGATGGAAAACTTCGGTTGACTACGGTTCATAACATCCATAACCACAGCCTTAGTCCAAAGAAATCTCGGTTCTATCGGTGTAATAGAGAAGTGAATGATGCCGTAAAAAGAGTTCTAGATACAAATGATATGGCTGGTGTCCGAATGAACAAGAGCTTTGGATCTCTTGTTGTTGGTGTGGGCGGGTTCGAGAACCTTTCGTTTTTGAAAAAAGGATTGTCGTAATTACATTGATAAGGCAAGGCATCTATGACTTGGCACAGGTGGTGTTGGTGCACTACGagagtatttttgtaggatGCAGTACAAAAATCTTGGGTTTTTTGtattgatggatttagatgatGACGAGAGGTTAAAGAATGTCTTTGGGCAGACTCCTGTAGTAGAGTAGCCTACCAATATTTCGGTGATGTGGTCACATTTGACACCACATGTCTGAAAAAGGATGCTGTTagcaccatttgttggtgtaaactaCCATGGGCAGTCAATTCTTTTGGGAGCAGGTTTGATTTCCAGTGAGGATACAAAGACCTTTGTGTGGTTATTCCAGACTTGGTTGCAGTGTATGTATGGTATAGCTCCTAAAGCTATTATCACTGACCAAGATAGAgcgatgaaaaatgcaattggtATTGTTTTCTCAAATACCCGACATAGGCTCTATCTGTGGCATATACTAAAGAAAGTGCCAAAAAAACTTAGTTCCTATGGTTCCTACAAAACTGGGATGAAAAATGTATTGATAAAATGTGTGTATGACAGCCAAAGTGTTGATGAGTTTGAGACAAGTTGGGTTGATTTAATTACCACGTACAATTTGCATGAAAATACCTAGTTACAAAGTTTATACACTGATCGTAAGTATTGGGTTCCGGCATTCTTGAAATACTacttttgggctggaatgagtacaacgcaGCGGAGTGAGAGCATGAAGGCGTTTTTTGACAGATATGTTAATGCTAAGATGAACTTAAAAGAGTTTGTCGACCAATTTGATAAtgcattgaaaaaaaatattgagaatgaaaatgccGTGAACTTCCACTCATTTAGTGTCACAACCCCCTGCATATCTAGATCTCCAATTAAGAAGAGGTTTCAAGGTTTGTACACAAATTCGAAATTCAAGGAAGTACAACAACAAATTACCGGCATGATCGATATGAATCCAAAGTTACATTAGAGTGATGGTGCAATGAAGACTTATCTTCTAAAAGATGAAGTTCATTTGGTAGAGTTCACTAAGCTGGTTATATATTCTGTGGACTTTAGTGAAGAAGATTTAACTGCAAAGTGTTCTTGTGGATTATTCCAGATGAGGGAGATATTGTGTAGGCACATTTTGGCCGTATTCAGATGTAACGAGATTAAATTTTTCCAGATAGTTATGTTTTAGATTGATGGAGGAAGGATATCAAACGACGATACACGTTGATCCACAATAGTTATGATGCGGGGGAACAACGGGCAGATACTAATAGATATTCAGAGATGTTGAATATCTGCTATCAGATGATTACTCTTGCAGCAGGTTCGAACGAGCATACTCAGGATGCGAAAGCTAAGTTATATGCAATGATTGAGTTGTATCGTGCCAACCAAGAACCCCCATCCTTCACCCAAATGGGTTCCAATGTTCCAATATCAGCAGGGGGCACAACTATTGTCGGTGGTTCTGGGCAAGTACGTAGTCCAAATATTGTACATGGGAAAGACAGACCCCTATCTCCAAGGAGAGCATCCAGGATGGAGAAATATATGCGAAAAGTTAAAGCGAAAGCGAAAAAAGCATCCGGAAAGAGGAAATGCAAAGAGGTGCAtctttttaatatgatattttcttttatattttacaaaagcaAATATgacaatttttcaatttgttatTTCATTATTAGGGAGACGGAGGTGATACACCCATATCGAGCACACATAGCTCTTTATTTGGCCATTCAGAGATTGAACTGGCCAATGCTGGACATGTGCAGGTATATTTATAAGTACATAcacattattaaaatattgtactTTGGCTGGGTTTTGACAAGTATTTCTGACCAGGCCATTCCAGAAAGCACAGCTTTTGACATTAGTGGAACCCAGATCTAAGGAACAGTAATTTAAAGTCAAGAAAGTGTAAGTGCAAAAGTCCCAACTTTCTACAAGAATTAtcttatgcatgcatgtatatctATGTgtataaaaaatgcaaaagtcCCAAGTGCTGCATGCATGTTTTGTCGAGTGTATATCTATGTACACGTTTCTACAAGAATTAGCtttctacatgcatgcatgtacacgTTTTTTTGGTGTTAAACATCCAGATGGGAGTGTGTTAAACATGCAGTTTTTTGGTGCCATGCATCCAGCATgcatgtagttttttttttttttaatttttttatttattttaatgtccCTGGTTATAATGACTCTACATTAATATATACgttttattatttacagatgcattttgggttggatggatcacaaccgatggattttGGGTTGTATGGATCAAAACCGATGCAATGATATGATTAAATATATCTATGTGTCTTAAAGAGCATTATGACACCATTTGTTGGTATTAGGATATTTTTACATTCATTTGGTTATTGGGACATTCTGATAACGGATGAATTTTATGGTTGCGTGGACAGTTTGTTTACATATTGAGATTATGGATGAATTTTATGGTTACGTGGACAGATCATGGATGAATTTTATGGTTGCATGgacattttgtattatatgacacttaatataatattaagaaCTGAATGACCTCTCTTCAGGAAGATTGAATTGCAGAACCCAGTAGGACTTCCTATTTAATGCGGCTTTCACTACATGAAAAGaccattttttcttcaaaaaaatgtGCCCATTAATCCAGTATGATATTACAAGAATAGATGAATTTTTCTGGACCCAATTCTATATATAGTTGTATGAAGCAAATTGAATCGGGGACATTCCCTAGAAAGAATTGCTTCTAGTAATACTAATTTTCTAGTAATAGAAAGAATCACTAATTGTCTGGAAGTGTGTAGTCTAAAAACTGCCTAATAGTTTCCTGAACCTAATATAGCATGAACACATCTGGACTATGAAGTTTCAATATGCAAGCGTGCACTCCTTTAAAACAATTCACTAGTCAAGCATACAAATACAAGCTGCAACGTTTATCTTCATTAAATTGTGTAAAATACAAGCTGCAACGTTTCTCTTCATTACATCCTCTAtctaagaaataaaacaaaagtaaaagttTATCATATCCATACCCATGATCAACCCAATAAGCATAACACAGTATGCAATGTTGaacttaatatatttacatcaaGTACAAAGTCCAATACTTAGGTACTAACACTAGAGCAATTACTTAGATACTATCAAGTAACATGCAACCACAAATAAAAAAGTCCAGGACACTTTTAGTAGTATGCGTCGACACCTCATTTCAGTTTCTTGTTCCAGAAGCACATTCTCTCTATTGGATACCACCAGCTCTCTCTTCTCAATTTCATCCACTCTTTTATGGAGCTAAGTCTTCATCTTTTCCACCTCGTCCAGCATCTTCTTGAGCTCATTCTCCTTCCTTAACAATTCATCGTTTCATTCTTGAAGATGGAACTTAATCTCTTCATTACTATCTGCCCACTTGAAAAATTTACAGTATGGTAATCCCTAatcattttatacatataacaaaaatattagatgTACAACATATTCATCACTATAATTTACAAATGATAGATGTATAAATAATGTAGTTACCTCTTTATTGTAATTTGGACACCCTAAGAAGGGTCGTCCTGGATTTCTTGTAGTACTTGAATATCTCAATATGGCATCGACCTTACAGAAGTAGTGTGCTTGTCCCAAAGTACGTTTTGCAAACGATGAAGAAgacattgatgatgatgatgatgatattctAACATGATGTTTTATAAATTGTTGCATGCGAAATTCAAAAAACTACATGGATTAAATTGGGTTCATGACTAATTCTGATGAATTGCATCAGATTGAAACTTGTGGGTAGACACTCTGGCCATAGGTATGCAATATCTGAAAAGATACAATAATTCAGAAGAGTCACATGTAATTAAATCTGCAGAGTACACACATTCTCatctaaatataatatacaatttcTATATTTAACTCATCGCTATTAATGGTTTGATCATGGtgcatatacaaaaataatagaaacacAAACATTTGTGCACGAACATAGATTGGTTGTGACATAGAAATGCAtcaatgttatttttaattcgCATGATAGTGACAATAATAGTGACAATAATAGCATCAATAACACCATCAACCTCtacttataatattaatttaaaaacaacaCCACCAATCTCCAACAACTACTTCCAGAATATCCATACCcataaaattcataaaccaACACAATCAACCTAATTTCTGAGTCAAGCTAATATAGAAacttgatataaaatatatcacaaatGATGAAACTATAAACCAACACAACAATAACACCATCAacctttaattataaaattaaattaaaaacaacacaACCAATCCCCAACAACCACTTCCAGAATATCCATATTCACGAAATTCAGAAACCATATAAGCTGTATTGCCGCTaaacaaaaacttcaaataaaTTAGGAAACTACGAGTcacaaaatctgaaaaagtCACAATACAATACCAAATCTGAGAAactcccaaataaaaaaaagcagAACTACAATATAATATTGTAGATATCAAAATTGGAAAAAGGAACCTTACCTGGGAGCCAAACACTGTGTTAGCTCCTCTGTTCACTCTCGCGACTGTGTCGCTGGTAGCAGTTCGAGTATGGAGTGTGTTTAAAGTTATGAACTTTGAAAGGGTTAGAGTTAGGGCATCGGGACTTTGTGGGAAGGGGATTTCAGACCAGTGGCTTCGTGGGTGTGGTTCTGTGGCTTCATGGAGAAAGATCGATGAATGTGATGGAGAGGAAGGCCCCGAAACACTAAGCCCATGGTTTGTGTCGGATAAGAGAAGAGAAGTCTGTTTGCggcttggagaagaagaaatctactttctggtgaagaagaagacagagcGATtcggagaagagaagagaagtcAGTTTGCggcttggagaagaagaaatatagggattgagaagaagaagagagagcgATTCGGAGAAGATGAAAGGTAATCATGGAGTTCGTTTTGGGgtgagaagagaagagaggtcTGTTAGCagcttggagaagaagaagaagacagtgATTCAGAGGAAGACAACAATTCAGAGAAGATGGAAGCGTGGGGGAGAAGTGAAGTGTGTTTTGCGGGAAATGAAATGGGATGGAGGTGAGGACCCCTTTGAAGACCCAAAACGAAGACGAAGTCGTTTTGGTTTTTTGCCACGTCGGATGCGAGGCCGCGGTGAGGACGCGAACCCGGTTGTCCACAAcatttttgtttaggaatttggaGTGTCTTAACCAGGCCTACTTACTAAGCAAGGCTTGAGACTATATTAGAATCCTAATTTACTTGTAGCTAAAGTTATGCAGACAAAGTACTACAGACATGGAGAGTTTCTGAATTCTAGACTGGGGTATCAATCTTCATATGCTTGGAGATCA
Encoded proteins:
- the LOC121266982 gene encoding metallothionein-like protein 2 translates to MSCCGGNCGCGSGCKCGSGCGGCKMYPDLSYLESTTTETLIVGVAPQKTHYEGSEMVVGAENGGCKCGSNCTCDPCNCK
- the LOC121266969 gene encoding kinesin-like protein KIN-10B, producing MNPNAISKVRVIVRVRPFLPHEIDDKNGDRTPCVSVLDQDSDSGEEVSVYLKDKETSRNECYRLDSFFGQEDNNLGRIFCKEVSPLIPGIFHGCNATVFAYGATGSGKTYTMQGTDEQPGLMPLAMSTILSLCQSTGNTAEISYYEVYMDRCYDLLELKAKEIVILDDKDGHIHLRGLSRVPVKSMSEFSEALCCGIERRKVAHTGLNDVSSRSHGVLVISVSTPSGDGSGATVIGKLNLIDLAGNEDNRRTCNDGIRLQESGKINQSLFALSNVIFALNNNKPRVPYRESKLTRILQDSLGGTSSALMVACLNPGEYQESVHTVSLAARSRHISNFVSSAHKLETPRDKVDMEAKLRAWLESKGKTKSAQRIGAFNSPFMGKTPSSMSSVKKPSIHHSSVKAKATTNQGPCKAKQRFIPVPFTNLFNDEGQVDACLESGVIAAMPNTEVIEAAADGIVANSKMFLPDEPLDKEDNIATMHSSANCVGSSPAKVKRDVFKRSRTVLSPIDTNVNLKHLEGLSSTDQSYPVLLEPITPKRAFIGTSANKLQTTSTPLDKFSTWSCNLKSSLIQEYIAFLNTASKEELLGLKGIGEKMAEYISELRETSPLKSLSDLEKIGLSSKQVHNLFSRATRGIFDRADDDSTPSCSEQLQVGSPRF